In Gossypium hirsutum isolate 1008001.06 chromosome D06, Gossypium_hirsutum_v2.1, whole genome shotgun sequence, one genomic interval encodes:
- the LOC107943023 gene encoding uncharacterized protein, whose protein sequence is MDSLNKKGKMTSIFNTTPPKTINGMVMDQMCNNPCCFFCIMKEPDTSSRRSGLATCFKEMSVINRDDQQHVLVLSGLWNIAMAQPDDPEFISLGIFDCMVSLLEKGTNDRSWLLRDQNIYIPYYAAHVIGSYTMNKVEFAEKAVLAGVIPPLMELLRGKISWVEQRVAVRALGHLASYERTFEAVAAYEEELVRLTMNLASTCLDQVYTKFVGVKDDNKRSKYHCDLLARGVGGLEMENRKAEEWASQLQCWSLYLLNCFACKERSLNLICNQGFLVDLCGMWGGLVNHSSPAGVGLIRILCYSKYGRQNISESKQVLENLCHLSRSSDDWQYMGIDCLLLLLKDIDTRYKVIEIVTMFLIDLVELKSLGDRSNLGENITKTLLLDYKQSKFRIKNSHVLKALQQTWELKVERRKREKTMSVEKIEEKRVLVNLIKQQANHVFWLGDVEEAIKMYNEALDTCPSKLRKERTVLYSNRAQCYLLLRDPDAAIRDSTRALCLSNPTNSHGKSLWRRSQAYDMKGLAKESLMDCIMFINSVTTTTTNKRVKIPYYAARMISKQMEATWLFVNAQSKFTRSDDDYEISSNEDDHQLECDEMMRQMMMMMMEKKSIASGLSTIIEEPLIVKGKNWREMERARRRNKTAFNVMARSM, encoded by the coding sequence ATGGATTCCCTCAACAAAAAAGGGAAGATGACCTCAATTTTTAACACCACTCCTCCTAAAACCATAAACGGCATGGTTATGGACCAAATGTGTAACAATCCATGTTGTTTCTTTTGTATCATGAAAGAACCAGACACATCTTCAAGAAGGTCTGGTTTAGCAACTTGTTTCAAGGAAATGTCAGTTATCAATAGAGATGACCAacaacatgttttggtgttaagTGGTTTGTGGAACATAGCAATGGCACAACCAGATGATCCTGAGTTTATATCCCTTGGTATCTTTGATTGCATGGTGAGTTTACTCGAGAAAGGAACCAATGATAGAAGCTGGTTATTAAGGGATCAAAACATTTACATCCCTTATTATGCAGCTCATGTTATTGGTTCTTATACTATGAACAAGGTTGAGTTTGCAGAGAAAGCTGTACTTGCTGGTGTTATACCTCCATTAATGGAGCTTTTAAGAGGGAAGATAAGTTGGGTTGAACAAAGAGTAGCTGTTCGAGCTCTTGGTCACCTTGCAAGCTATGAAAGAACATTTGAAGCTGTAGCtgcttatgaagaagaactggtGAGACTCACAATGAACTTAGCTTCAACTTGTCTTGATCAAGTGTATACTAAGTTCGTTGGTGTTAAAGATGATAACAAAAGATCAAAATATCATTGTGATTTGCTTGCAAGAGGAGTTGGTGGTTTGGAAATGGAGAACCGAAAAGCTGAAGAATGGGCTAGCCAGTTACAGTGTTGGTCTTTGTACCTACTCAACTGTTTTGCTTGTAAAGAAAGATCATTGAACCTTATTTGTAACCAAGGGTTCTTGGTTGATTTATGTGGGATGTGGGGTGGATTAGTGAACCATTCATCACCAGCTGGTGTGGGATTGATTAGAATCTTGTGTTACAGCAAATATGGAAGACAAAACATCTCTGAATCAAAACAAGTGTTGGAGAATCTTTGTCATCTTTCTAGATCATCAGATGATTGGCAATACATGGGGATTGATTGTCTGTTATTGCTTCTCAAAGACATAGATACAAGGTACAAGGTTATTGAGATTGTCACCATGTTTCTCATCGATTTAGTTGAACTCAAAAGCCTTGGTGATAGATCAAACTTGGGTGAAAACATTACAAAAACCCTTCTTTTGGATTATAAACAAAGCAAATTTAGAATCAAGAATAGCCATGTCTTAAAAGCTCTGCAACAAACATGGGAGTTGAAAGTAGaaagaagaaagagagaaaaaaccATGTCAgttgaaaaaatagaagaaaaaagggTGTTAGTGAACCTTATAAAACAACAAGCTAACCATGTGTTTTGGTTAGGCGATGTAGAGGAAGCCATAAAGATGTATAATGAAGCCTTGGATACATGTCCTTCGAAGCTTCGTAAAGAAAGAACGGTACTTTATAGCAATAGAGCTCAATGTTATTTACTACTTAGAGACCCTGATGCTGCCATTAGAGACTCAACTCGAGCTCTTTGTCTCTCTAACCCTACTAATTCTCATGGTAAAAGCTTATGGAGAAGATCACAAGCTTATGATATGAAAGGGTTAGCTAAAGAGAGCTTAATGGATTGTATAATGTTCATCAACTCAGTAACCACAACCACCACCAACAAGCGTGTGAAGATCCCATACTATGCAGCTCGTATGATCAGCAAACAGATGGAAGCCACGTGGTTGTTTGTCAATGCGCAGTCCAAGTTCACCAGATCAGACGATGATTATGAGATAAGTAGCAATGAAGATGATCATCAGCTAGAATGTGATGAAATGATGAg
- the LOC107943022 gene encoding protein TRIGALACTOSYLDIACYLGLYCEROL 5, chloroplastic: MITNFNGFGVGIGFGVGCGFGVGWGFGGMPLNILGFGAGGGCGIGFGLGWGFGSAYGSQYRSSRVTFQGLEFGKDDRRQNGKLNEKPKNTKENRLSQ, from the exons ATGATTACAAACTTCAACGGGTTTGGTGTTGGCATTG GTTTTGGTGTTGGGTGTGGTTTTGGAGTTGGATGGGGTTTTGGAG GTATGCCTTTGAATATCTTAGGATTCGGTGCAG GTGGTGGCTGTGGGATTGGTTTTGGCCTCGGATGGGGCTTTGGTTCTGCCTATGGTAGCCAATACAGATCCTCTAGGGTGACATTCCAAGGCTTAGAATTTGGCAAAGATGACCGAAGGCAGAACGGTAAGTTAAACGAAAAACCAAAAAACACCAAGGAAAATCGTCTGTCGCAGTAA
- the LOC107943026 gene encoding acyl-CoA-binding domain-containing protein 3: MEIILELFLTAFIALVFSFLIAKIVSLATGGDAGGGCSGGDDDKIIMEQLEFAEKFKVSSFESEKKVDFVKESGDDNKVVVLESVDDDDNDDQGFKSETKVDELEGEESQEVVERSKLESFVQETDKKIDGFEAEVERIGEEIEAENKTKFQPQEIRIEESQMKVLGEEEKEVKLANYEDEDDDWEGIEKSELEKVFGSASKFIEQEGDLGIGNDVQMELYGLHKVATEGPCHESQPLAFMVASRSKWNAWQKLGNMSPEAAMEQYVALVSDKVPGWTKYTSDGERKLESADQGVAGSVAPDIDSFPDKQAIFMHERNADSNTAPAGGDITESASLEKQAKD; this comes from the exons ATGGAGATTATCTTGGAACTTTTTCTGACAGCTTTTATTGctcttgttttttctttcttgatAGCCAAGATTGTCTCTCTGGCTACCGGTGGTGATGCTGGTGGGGGTTGTAGTGGTGGTGACGATGACAAGATCATCATGGAACAGTTGGAATTCGCCGAGAAATTTAAAGTTTCAAGCTTTGAAAGTGAAAAGAAAGTTGATTTCGTTAAAGAAAGTGGTGATGATAACAAGGTTGTTGTTCTTGAATcagttgatgatgatgataatgatgatcAGGGTTTTAAAAGTGAAACAAAAGTTGATGAATTGGAAGGTGAGGAAAGTCAGGAGGTCGTTGAAAGATCGAAACTTGAAAGCTTTGTGCAAGAAACCGACAAGAAAATCGATGGTTTTGAGGCAGAAGTTGAGAGAATTGGTGAAGAAATAGAAGctgaaaataaaaccaaattccAACCACAAGAAATTAGAATTGAAGAGAGTCAAATGAAGGTGCttggggaagaagaaaaggaagtgAAACTGGCGAATTATGAGGATGAAGATGATGATTGGGAAGGGATAGAGAAGAGTGAATTGGAGAAAGTTTTTGGATCAGCTTCTAAATTCATTGAACAAGAAGGAGATTTGGGTATAGGGAATGATGTTCAAATGGAACTATATGGACTCCACAAGGTTGCAACAGAAGGGCCTTGTCATGAATCACAGCCATTGGCTTTCATGGTTGCTTCTCGTTCCAAATG GAATGCTTGGCAAAAGCTGGGGAACATGAGTCCAGAGGCGGCTATGGAGCAGTATGTTGCCCTTGTTTCAGATAAAGTTCCGGGGTGGACGAAATATACTTCCGAT GGTGAGCGGAAATTAGAATCTGCAGACCAAGGCGTTGCTGGTTCTGTGGCTCCTGATATAGATTCATTTCCAGATAAGCAGGCCATTTTTATGCATGAAAG GAATGCAGACTCGAATACTGCTCCAGCAGGTGGTGACATAACTGAGAGCGCAAGCCTTGAGAAGCAG GCCAAAGACTGA